A genomic region of Arvicola amphibius chromosome 7, mArvAmp1.2, whole genome shotgun sequence contains the following coding sequences:
- the LOC119818756 gene encoding 60S ribosomal protein L24-like: MKAELCSFSGYKIYPGHGRYYARTDGKVFQFLNAKCESAFLSKRNPRQINWTVLYRRKHKKGQSEEIQKKRTRRTVKFQRAITGASLADIMAKRNQKPEVRKPQREQAIRAAKEAKKAKQASKKTAMAAAKAPTKAAPKQKIVKPVKVSAPRVGGKRKLGR; the protein is encoded by the coding sequence ATGAAGGCCGAGCTGTGCAGTTTCAGCGGGTACAAGATCTACCCCGGACATGGGCGGTACTACGCCAGGACCGACGGGAAGGTTTTCCAGTTTCTTAATGCAAAATGCGAGTCCGCATTCCTGTCCAAAAGGAATCCCCGGCAGATAAACTGGACTGTCCTGTACAGAAGGAAGCACAAAAAAGGACAGTCGgaagaaattcaaaagaaaagaacccGCCGCACAGTCAAATTCCAGCGGGCCATCACTGGTGCATCCCTTGCTGATATAATGGCCAAGAGGAATCAGAAACCAGAAGTTAGGAAACCCCAGCGAGAGCAGGCAATCAGGGCTGCCAAGGAAGCAAAAAAGGCTAAGCAGGCATCCAAGAAGACCGCAATGGCTGCTGCCAAGGCCCCCACAAAAGCAGCACCTAAACAAAAGATTGTGAAGCCTGTGAAGGTCTCTGCTCCCCGAGTTGGTGGAAAACGCAAACTTGGAAGATGA